TAAGGCCACGTCGTTATGCTAATACGAATGTTGATTGTGTGCACTCCGTGTGTGTCTATGTGTTAATGTATATGCCTTTTACGCTCGGCAGTTCACGGGTATCCCAAAATGTCTGCTGCAAGTGCGGTTGCGAAATAACAACAACGTCACCACTCTGCCTTATGCGAATTGGCGACGTAACCGCTAAGTATCCTTATGGCAACACGCGTGCACATGAATTGCTACACATTTTGCTTGTGCTGTTACTGATGGTGATGATAAATTATGCATGGCTTAGCGTTTTCCGGTGATTGAGCAGTGAAACCATGCACTCGTAGCGCACGGCATCGCATCAAGAATGGGGCGTTCACCGATGCTCTTGTTACAGGTGACGCTACATCTTGCCTTAAGTTCCTGTCCTTTCGTATCCTGGCTGGCCGTTTCCACCGAACGCCAGCTTTGCCGTCATCAGACATGCTTCGGCCCGCCATGTTTGGAAGAAAAAGAGCACATAATCTAGCAACAAGCGACGTCTTCATCTGCCATCTGAGCACCGAGGAGCCTATATAAACGCACACCGGACTGCTCTTCACTTGGGCACGGCATCGCATCAAGAATGGGGCGTTCACCGATGCTCTTGTTACAGGTGACGCTCCATCTTGCCTTCAGTTCCTGTCCTTTCGTATCCTGGCCGGCCGTTTCCACGGAACGCCAGCTTTGCCGTCATCAGACATGCCTCCGCCTGCCAGGTTTGGAAGAAAAAGAGCACATAATCTGGCAACAAGCGACGTCTTCATCTGCCATCTACGCACCGACGAGCCTATATAAACGCCCACCGGACCGCTCTTTACTTGGGCACGGCATCGTATCAAGAATGGGGCGTTCACCGATGCTCTTGTTACAGGTGACGCTCCATCTTGCCTTCAGTTCCTGTCCTTTCGTATCCTGGCCGGCCGTTTCCACGGAACGCCAGCTTTGCCGTCATCAGACATGCCTCCGCCTGCCAGGTTTGGAAGAAAAAGAGCACATAATCTGGCAACAAGCGACGTCTTCATCTGCCATCTACGCACCGACGAGCCTATATAAACGCCCACCGGACCGCTCTTCACTTGGGCACGGCATCGCATCAAGAATGGGGCGTTCACCGATGCTCTTGTTACAGGTCAGTTACCTGAATAGTAGCGCTGGTGTTAAAACCAGCAATTACTGTCTGCTAGCGGTGTCGTGCCCCCCTGATTTATGTGAAACAGTGAAGCGATACCTGTCTGTTCCGTCGCGAATTTGTGACAGTGTCATTAACCTGCTGCTACTCTTTTCGGGGGACGTTGAGCTAAACCCGGGACCCAATGATAAGATTCTAGCGGACATCCTGGAAAGCATGCGTGGGCTGAAAGCGGGACAGGCGACAATATTGACTGAGCTCAAAGGAGTTAAGGAAAAGCAGGCCGAAACTGACGCTCAAATTaaacatgattgatttgtggggtttaacgtcccaaaaccaccatatgattatgagagacgccgtagtggagggctccggaaatttcgaccacctggggttctttaacgtgcgcccaaatctgagcacatgggcctacaacatttccgcctccatcggaaatgcagccgccgcagccgggaatcaaacccgcgacctgcgggtcagcagccgagtaccttagccactagaccaccgcggcggggcccgctcAAATTAAACAACTGAATCATAGAGTTGCATACTTGGAAGCGTCTATTGCATCCCGCAGTCCGGGTGAAATCAGCCTGCCCGAGAATAGCTTACAGTGTGTAAATGACCAACTGCAGCACATTACATCCCGATGCGATAGTGCAGAAAAGAGGATGCGCCGCTCGAATCTTCTGTTTTTCGGTATCGAAGATGACGTTAATGAAGATTGGGAAGCTTCAGAGAAAAAACTGATTGAATTTTGCGAAGAAAATCTTCAAATCACCCTTACAAGCCAGCAGTTTGAACGCGTCCACCGCCTTGGCCGGTTTTCTCCAGACAAGTGCCGACCAATAATTGCTAAATTCGTTCTGTTTAAAGACAAACAAATCGTACAAGCATTATCAAGAAAACTTAAAGGTACAAACTATTCTATTAGTCAGGATTTCTCTGTTGCAACCCGCGAAGCACGGAAAAAGTTGATCGAGTTTGCGAAACCAAGCAAGCAGACATTTAAACTGCGAATAGACAGGTTAGAAATGAATGGCAAGACGTACGTTTATGACAGCTCTACAAAAGCAGTTGTTCTTTCTCAAAGGTAGCTAAATAAGAAAGCAGGCAAAAATAAACTTCCTAAGCAACAATGGTCACGTTCCTCGACCTTGGTACGACCACTAACAGTGACGTTGACTAACATCCGTAGCCTGCTGCCGAAACATGAAAATATCTCTTTGATCTTGGACGATAGCAATACGGACACTGCTGTCTTAACTGAGACATGGCTTCACCCAAATATTCTCGATGCAGAACTATTTTCAGGCGTGAATATTTTCAGTATTTATCGGTGTGACCGTTCTGAACGAAAGGGGGGTGGTGTTTTGATCGCGATAAAGAATACACTGTCGTCGTTTCTGGTTGATACTCACTCACCCCTCGAAATAGTTTGGGCTGCCTGCTTTCCCGCTTCATCAAAAATACTGATAGGCGCTTGCTACCGGCCACCCGACGCAAGTCCTTCTTTTAGCGATGAACTCAGAAAGAGTATAGCGGCCGCTGTGCAAAGCTATCAGTGTGAAAACGTTTACCTCCTCGGCAACTTTAACTTTCCCGATGTTGATTGGCCGTCTCTCTCTTCACCTAGTTGTGCTTCTGTAGAATTTATAAATTTATAAACTCAGGATTTTCACTTCTCCCAAACTGTTGACGCACCTACACGTGGATCTAATTAATTAGATCTAATTTTAAGTAATGCGCCTGAAACTATCGGGCCAATCACTTATCGGGACGGTCTAAGTGACCACAAGTTACTCCATTTTCCTATAGAAGTGCCATTTAGCCACACAGGTAAAGATAGAAAAAATTATACGAGATTATAACAAGGCCGATTACGCAGCAATTAACTCAGACCTTGAAGTATTCCTTGTTGAAGGGATGATGCCCTAGTTCGATACTCGCACCGTCAACAAAAACTGGTGTATCTTCCGGGACAAAGTTTGCGGGCTGGTCGATAAGCTTGTTCCCATAGTTACCATGACGAATGACAGGTCGAACCCGTGGTTCACTAGGTCACTCCATCGGCTCGGAAACAACAAAAGCGGTTGTACAAAAACGCCAAAAATGGGCAAACTGAAGCTGCATGGAAAAAGTACGACGAGTGTGCGGCGAGCTACTGCTCTGCAATTAAGGATgcgaaagacaaatatttttcccATGATCTCCTGTCTCTTTTGAAATCGGACCCTCGGAAGTTTCGGCAGTCGTTAACCCCAGGAACCGACCGCCAGCATATCTCGTTACGTGGTGATGACGACAAACCCCTCTCAGATAGTGACTGTTCATTCGCATTTAACAGGTTATTTTCTTCAGTATACACAAGAGAAGACCATTCCAACATACCATTCATCGCAGATTACGACTGGGCGTTTATGCAGCCAATAGCTCTTACAGTCGAAGGTATTGCTTCCCTCATTGACCAACTTAAACTATCTACTTCATCGGGGCCCGACAACATTAACACAAAAATActaaagaacacaaaaatagtaTCGAGCAAATTCTTACTTCTATTCTTTCAACAGTCCTTGATGTCTGGTCAACTTCCAGATGATTGGCACATGGGTAAAGTCGTTCCCGTTTATAAAAGTGGAGGTAAACACTCACCTGATAATTAtagacccatctcgcttacgttAATCTGCTGCAAATAGACCATATGCGAAATTGctttgtgctctggcaacactgtgcaCTTCGACCCCGCCGCCATTTTAATGTAGGCGAGCGGTCGACGGAAACGCGTTCGCTAGTACGGCCGTACGACTTCTGAACACCCGCTTCACTGCGCTGAGCTACTGCGATGGCACAGCAAGACGTTTCCCAGTGCCCGAACATGTGATGTGGACAAACTGTTTAGAAAACTTGCCGCATATATCGAACGACACTGTAGCGGACCTAATAAACCAGGCGCCGACGTCATCCAAGCAGCAAACAAAATCTTATGCCTTCGCCGTGGAAGCGTACACCTTGCCGTCGTCGGTTGTGACCAACGCCTGTGACACAAGGTAGGTAAGCGACGTTTTGTGTAACCTTCTGAAAGCATGCAGTGCTTTTCTTTTTGGAGCAACGTACAAATAGTGCCGCCGATGTTAACGTCGTGCGGGCGTTCTCGGCGAGGTTGGTCATGTCACTGCGTGTTTCTTTCACTACGCGTGCTCACGTGCTTGGATAACTTGTCATTATGGCTTGGAAAGAGGAGGCTATGGTTTATTTTTAGCACGTCCGATCAGCAGGCGTGGTCGCGCAGGAACTTCGCAGCTGTTTCGGTGGTGCAGTGTGCATGCCTTGAAGGACATCGCTCGTACTATGAAAACAGTTTTTTGCGCAAACAAATTTCGCGTCCGCACGTATGCATTACTGGTCTAATATTAATGTGCTGCCTTTACGAGTGCGCATGCTGCTTTGTATAAAACACGACGTACGCTAGTTTGTTCACTAAACATTTAGACTAAACGGGTCTACAAGGACAGCTAGAAAGAACGGAACTGATCCACCGCAAGTGTCAACGTAAGTTAACAGTGGGACTCCTTAAAAACCTGATTCATTCAGTGCATGTTGGTTTGGAGATTTTTCAGCAGCATTGGCATGTGGTTTTCCAACTCGTCAATAAAAAGCAGTGTTTTTTTATGTTCCACTAGAGGTTGTTCACATCGAAGCACTTCATGCAGGTTTTGTATTATTGCACTGTAACGTCAACTGCGCAGGGGTTTTCCCGAATGACATAGTCATTACTTTGTGGAGAGTAGGTTGCATAACCTTGTTGCTTTGCATAAAGCTGTCATGGCAAGTGCCTCGACAGCTTTATTCGTACTTGTGATATGGCACTCGGTAAAAAGATGACAAACTTGACTGTGTGCAGCttacaaagttcttttttttggttgttgttgttgctcttacAGTCTCGGGATTGTCTATGCACGTGCCACGTGCTACCGAAGCCAGAAGAAAAGTTGGCGGCCGTACAAAGTCAGCTTGGCTTTGAAAAGCGACAGTGGAGCAGTGTCAGATTCCACTTGTGAGTGCCCCGCTGGGGCTGGTGGTGCCTGCAGCCACATTCTTGCGGCTCTGCGCCTCCTTGTTCTGCTGAAGCAGAAGGGCTTCAAAGAGGCACCACCAGAGCTTTCATGCACCGAGTTGCCGCAGCAATGGAGGCGCCCCCGACGACAAGGCATCAGGCCTATGGCCGTGCAGAACGTGGACTGGCGGAGTCCACGTGAGGGTGGCATGGGCATGCCAATGCCCGTGCGACTTTTTGATGCGCGGGCTGAGGAGCAAAAGGAGCAGCAACACCTTGAAGCGATCCATAGCCTGGGAGAGGACCTCCAGAGCCTCGGGACCTTCGACTTTGCTGCCATTCTCCTTGCTGCTGGGGGGCCGTCAGTGGACATAAAGCTTGGGCCTGCGCCTGCGGGGTCTGCACTGTCGTACCAGCAGGCAAAACTCCCTGCAGGCTTCACTACGTGGATGTCACCCAGCATTTCGCAAGGGGCAGCCACCGTGACACCAGTGCCAGCTTTGACTCTGTTTAGTGACGGAGCCTCACAGCCACCCTTGCCCGGCAGAGTCACGGCTGAAGAATGGAGGGTGTTGACTGTAAGTGCAGTATAGAAAAGATACTTCTCTCTGCACTGGTGGAGTGTGTACCATTGATGCTTTTAACTGATTAGGTGGACCTAGATGTAGAGCACATGCAGCCTAGAAATATTCTTATGCAGTCCTCTGTAAAAAGAGAAAGCGAGAAAATTATGAATTCCCTATTTGCTTCCACCAACTGTTACAAATGCCAAGACAATGGCCCCAGTGATGATAGTGGTTAAGCAATTTTAAACTACAGGCAAACCCAGCACTAATGCTGTGCTTTATTTTATCAGTGCAGATCAATGCTTTATGTTCTACGCTTTGAAGGATGTTAAGCTGTGTGGTTATTAAACAGTCTCACTCATATGTGCTTCTACAGGCTAACATTTGCTATTTGCTAGCTTTACCACCCAATATCCGTATTTTGATTCATTTCAATGCATCAGTGTAATGTAAACCAAGACTTACACTTAATCGAACTTGGGGCCACTGTCGATTGCATGTCCTCTGATTTTGTCAAACCTGCATTATAACAATAGAGTTTTAGAATAGGGATGACCGGGCGCTAACGCTGCGGCGGCAGGTGGTGGAGCTCGACTCAGGTGCGCATTCATTCTGTGGTGCAAACACCGATGCCTCAGTTGGGGTGTGTGCCACTCTCAAGCCCAAATCTCTAGCTACTTTTGCAAGGACGACAAACAccccgttgttgttttttttttctgtgcgcggTCACCATCCACCgcatatgccattttaaacatgAGGGGACACACGTGTGGACTTCTTTTTATTGTATTGCGCTTTGAAAACATTTGCAGCCTCATGAGCTTCTATATACAAATGCAAAAAATATATGGAACCCTAGCTATCCAAGCTTTGCTTAAAAAACCGGGAACTGTGCTCCTCTCTTGCCTGTTCTTATTAAAAAGCACAATTTCATTGCTGCTGCTGTTCTGCCATTCATGCCATTGACTCTCCTAAAAGTGGCTCCTAAATCTGTCTTTTGATGACTGGCTATTAATCTTAGTGCAGCACGGTACCGAAAACAAACATTGGCATACCAGCTAGGCTGCAGGAAAGCTGATTGGGTCTTGCTAGTAGTCAAAGTACAGTGTATGCAAGCTCTGAGCCGTTAAAAGTTTCTAGCGCTTTCTCATGCTATATTTACTTCCACATTGTGCAGGAGATCCAGCTGTCACAAGAAGAAGCTCGGGACCTCGAGCTGAACTCAAGGCAGCAGCGGCTCAGTGAACGCTGGCGACAGGCACGGGCCAATCGACTGACAGCGTCAACTTTCGGCCACGTCGTCAGGCGGCAGGCATGGACTGAGAAGGGCCTCCGTAACCTCATTGAGCCGAAGGACCTCACGCACGTCCGTCCGGTGCAATATGGCATAAGGAATGAGAACATGGCCAAAGATAGGTATATAGCTGTCATGAACAGCTACGGGCACAATGTGTCAGTGCAGCATTGCGGCCTTGTGGTAGACCCTGTGTGCCCTTGGTTGGGTGCAACACCAGACGGACTTGTGTACGACCCGGAAGAACTTTCATATGGTGTGTTGGAGATCAAGTGCCCCCATTCTCTGAAAGTCTCTGAGCCAGAGGAAGcgaagaaaagaaagttttcCTTGGTGTTCGGGGAAAATGGTGAACCGCAGCTGGACAGAGACCATGAGTATTATGCTCAGGTGCTTGGGCAGATGGCCCTCACTGGCTGCTTGTGGGGCGATTTTGTCGTGTGTTCGGAAAAGTGGATTGGTATTGAGCGCATTTGGTTCGACAGGAACGAGTGGGAGGATATGCGCAAAAAGCTTGATGCCTTCTTCTTTGAGCAAATGCTGCCCCATCTTGCCAGGCGGTAATCAGTGAAGCTTCCAGATTTCGGCTGATTAGTGCGCCAAAGCTACACCTAACCTATGAGGCGTGCACAGTACCTGCACACCCTAGCCAAGAGGTAACTCGGTGCTACCTTCGTGCCAGAGGATTTTTCAATACTAAAAAAATAACGCTCCGAGCTTTACTTGCCATTTGTGCATCTGGGCAATACTGTGCCCTGTAATGAATGGTTGCAAATTGTCTTGGCTGCCTGGGCATCTTAACGTGCACGAAAATCTCAACGCAAAGAAGGCAACACAACATAATACCTTGAGACAAAAAATTTTCCTTTTGCGGACATGTGGAAATAAAAACATTGGCTGCTTTATTGTGAACCAAACATACACAGGCTGATTTCGTGCAAGAATTTTTTCAGATTCACTTTTTTCACTAGACTTCACATTGCCACAGCACAAGTTGTGGAGACCACAATAAGGAAATGAAAAATCTCATGCATCATATTTTGGGTAAAGATAAAAGATTGCATGCCATACCTATTATTATTAGACTCCCATCCAAGGTTTTTTAAGCAGTGTTTAATGAATCTTAGTACATACTTGCAGCATCCAGTTGCTTGTATTCATACAGAACTTAGTGAGCCCTTAAAAGTTTTGGATACTTCTAAGAGAATATAGATATTGTACGTGAGCTCACACTCGCTCGATTTAATCTTGAATAAATTAAAATCTCGCCGATGAAAGTTCAGAAAAACACCATTTTTCAGGCATAGTGATGCTTTGTAACGCATCAGTTTGAGTGATATTGCAGGAAGAGACGCaaacacaacatagcagttttctTAACCACATGCTACAGAGTCACAAGGGACATGTACTTTTGTgttcctgcactttttttttgaaatagagAAATACTCCGCACGCAGCGAGTGCGCCTTTCAAGCCATTCAAGGTGGACAGCCTCACATGTTTTAACATGTGATACACAGCGATACACAGAAGTGCTACGGcctcaaaaaaaagcaaaaaaggcaaCGAAACATGCCTAAAGGAAGGGGGGGGAGAAAAGCTATGATTGTGGGCCACATTGCAATGCTGCGAATTAAATTCTTATCTCATCCAAATAAGTTATAATGTACATGCTAGCACCACTCAATCCCTTTGTGAGCATTTTTTTGGACTAGATTACTTAAAATTTAGTCTGTGGTAACCAAAAGCATGTCATGACTGGACACAACCACATCTTCTGCCATTGAGCTGCACATGGACAAAACAAAACCAGTTTATAGTCAATCTTTGCAAGATTTGTTACAATGAGAGTCAACTTGAGGTAGGTTAACAAACACAACACAGTATATGAACAATAAGGAAGGATTACAAATGAGCGAAGAAATAATGATAGAGCTTGACAAAGTACTGCTGTGAATCCAGGTTCGGGAGCCTTTTGGTAGCGTGAATGGTGTCCGGAGATgaccaggaaaaaaaattgcacaagtatTTACACGGTGAGTACAAGTTTGGTGGTTACGTCTTTGAACGAATCACACAGTGAGCAACAACTTAACAGCGCACAACATTGCCTTCTTGCTCAAGGCTTTTTGTTCGCGCACGTGGCGCCCCTGAGTGCTCAAGTCACACAGCTGCAGATTACCAGTTTCACGGTCCGTGCTGTCATCTCCCTTTTGATCCTGCAGTCATCCTCCATTTGTGGGCTCGTTTCCTGGCCGGAGCAGCCGCTTTTCGGACTGAGGCGGAAAGTGAAATTGCCTGCGTGTttgagatttcagtgcacgttaaagacccccaggtgatCAGAATtgctccggagccctccactacggcgcgcttcatcgcctgtgTAGCGTCGGCACGTTACACCTCACAACCAGTCAATCATCAGTCGTCGGTGCATTAAAACGTGCCAAGTGCTGTgtgttcttttagatgcggagcgtaACTGCGAATTCATCTTAGGCTTGGGCTCTGTCCCTCCATAGCTCGTCGTCCGCACGCCACCTGCGCATGCGCCCAGGAAGACGCCGGCAACACTGTCGCTCCAGGAGCCATCCCATGGTCGGGGCTCGTGCCGGCCCAGGAGGACACCAGCAACACTGTTGCTTCAGAGCTTTTAAAGTGGGAGCGGGCTCGTCTCGTGAAAGCAAGTGCGTGcactgaaaaaaaacaaaaaaaactcttgCACTTCATTGgtgcattgcaaaaatatataCTTTGTGATAAGTCGCAAAGTGCTGTTCAGATGGAGCCCCGTTACGCTCCGCATCCTTCGCAGGAATCCCCTCGTGGGAAAGGGCGTCATTTTTTAGCTTGCCACATCTAAGGCTCTTGTTGCGGTTTGCCACTTGACTGTTGCATGAGAGAAGACTGGAAGTTGCTCAGGATTGCCGTCACAGTCCAAATTTGGTTAATCAGTGGAGCCAAGGTTAACGGTATGGGTCTATCAAAAATGTGAAATGCCTTTATCCGCTGTATCCGCCACTCCACGTGTATCCGCAAAGCAGCAATCTCCTTTGTAGATTTCACTTCCTCAGGTGAGAATGTGCCACCCTTCAGGAACGGCGGCAGGTTCAATTTCACTCCATTCTTTTCCAAGAGATCTTCGATGCGAAAGCCCTTATCTGCCATAACAGCATCTTCGACGTCAAACTTCAAGTCTAAAAAACCACTCCTAATCACACACTCTCTGTCTGAGCTGGATCCTGTGAAAAGCTCTGACACAAAGGCGACAAGGCCATTAGGCAGGACGCCGATGAGTCCCTTGAATGTGTTGCTCGACTTGTATGGGGAGTACGTTGTAGACTGTAGGGACAAGAATGATGGCACCTCGCACTGTATTTCCGTGGCGTCCAGGATTACTCGAGTCGATGAATACTTTTCCTTAAACTCGGGTGGCATTGTAGCATCTACAATTCTTCTAGGAGCCCACAGAGGTAACAGGCCTAGTTTGGCATACAGGAAGTTAATCCACAATGTGCATATTCGGGACACAGTTGACTGGGCAATGCAGAACCTGTGAGCCAAATCATCTTCAAACAGGCCGAGGCGCAGTCGGACTAGCACCAAAAACAGCTCATTTTCCGTGCTTAGTTTTCTCTTCCGCCTTCGCGATGATCTGGGTTCACTGCTTTCTGTACGTTCTGAACGTAGAACGTTGCACCCATCATCACCGGGGTTCAAGTAGACCAGAAGTTTCTTGAAATGGTTGTAGCTTGGCAGCCCAGTGTAAAATAGCATGTCTTCGTCGCAGTCCTTGAACCGTTCCACTGTGAAGGGAGCCGTTCGTtctctttcagcagcaagttggcAACTCAAAGACGCCTTTTCGAAGCCCAGTTGCCCGATGATTCTTTTTGCAGCAACAAGCTGCTCCTTTATTTGGCAAAGCTCGTCTCGGAGCCgcgcgatttcgttgtttttctgttttatcgTTTCGGCCAAACGTGCATTTTCACCTTCAAGTGAGCTGTTGAGCCCAGTGGGTTCGTCTAGAACTACCGGTGCTGCCTTCACTTCATCTGGGCTATGCATAAGCTCATCGCCTAGCACTCCTGGGCCTAGAACCGGGTTTTGGCTTCTTACTTGTGGTGAAGCACGTGGCTTTGGGGGCTTCCgttctttcttttccttggaAAAAGCAATAACTGACGGAACTGCCGAGTCCCGAAGGAGGCTGCGGCCACTCACAACGCTAGGTATAAAGTCCGATGACCTGAAATGCTTCGAGCAGACCTTCGTTGACTTGCCGACTTGAAATTCCGGGCCTTCATCCCTCTTGATCGCAACAATCCACTTCTTGTATATCATTGCATCTTTCGGAAAGCGGTGGAAGGATACCTAcaagatataagcaaacaaacattcagtgcgacgtcatgagctaggtttctcttagctgtttgattgttgtttacaaacacaggcac
The sequence above is drawn from the Rhipicephalus microplus isolate Deutch F79 chromosome 3, USDA_Rmic, whole genome shotgun sequence genome and encodes:
- the LOC119159781 gene encoding uncharacterized protein LOC119159781 yields the protein MIYKKWIVAIKRDEGPEFQVGKSTKVCSKHFRSSDFIPSVVSGRSLLRDSAVPSVIAFSKEKKERKPPKPRASPQVRSQNPVLGPGVLGDELMHSPDEVKAAPVVLDEPTGLNSSLEGENARLAETIKQKNNEIARLRDELCQIKEQLVAAKRIIGQLGFEKASLSCQLAAERERTAPFTVERFKDCDEDMLFYTGLPSYNHFKKLLVYLNPGDDGCNVLRSERTESSEPRSSRRRKRKLSTENELFLVLVRLRLGLFEDDLAHRFCIAQSTVSRICTLWINFLYAKLGLLPLWAPRRIVDATMPPEFKEKYSSTRVILDATEIQCEVPSFLSLQSTTYSPYKSSNTFKGLIGVLPNGLVAFVSELFTGSSSDRECVIRSGFLDLKFDVEDAVMADKGFRIEDLLEKNGVKLNLPPFLKGGTFSPEEVKSTKEIAALRIHVEWRIQRIKAFHIFDRPIPLTLAPLINQIWTVTAILSNFQSSLMQQSSGKPQQEP
- the LOC119167564 gene encoding uncharacterized protein LOC119167564 — its product is MWTNCLENLPHISNDTVADLINQAPTSSKQQTKSYAFAVEAYTLPSSVVTNACDTSLGIVYARATCYRSQKKSWRPYKVSLALKSDSGAVSDSTCECPAGAGGACSHILAALRLLVLLKQKGFKEAPPELSCTELPQQWRRPRRQGIRPMAVQNVDWRSPREGGMGMPMPVRLFDARAEEQKEQQHLEAIHSLGEDLQSLGTFDFAAILLAAGGPSVDIKLGPAPAGSALSYQQAKLPAGFTTWMSPSISQGAATVTPVPALTLFSDGASQPPLPGRVTAEEWRVLTEIQLSQEEARDLELNSRQQRLSERWRQARANRLTASTFGHVVRRQAWTEKGLRNLIEPKDLTHVRPVQYGIRNENMAKDRYIAVMNSYGHNVSVQHCGLVVDPVCPWLGATPDGLVYDPEELSYGVLEIKCPHSLKVSEPEEAKKRKFSLVFGENGEPQLDRDHEYYAQVLGQMALTGCLWGDFVVCSEKWIGIERIWFDRNEWEDMRKKLDAFFFEQMLPHLARR